TGTCCTTCGCCATGGTGACGAGCAGGTCGAGGAACTTCACGACCGTCTGCGGGGCGCCGTATACGCCGCCCAGCATCGCGGGGCCCTGGATCAGGCCGGGCTCGCCGGTCAGGATCATGCCGCGCGCGATCGTGCGGAACACCTGGTCGAACGCCGCATCCTTCTGCAGATACAGGGCTTTCGCGTTCAGCAGCAGGTAGTAGAGCGAGCCCGTGCGTTCGAAAGCGCGCAGGAAGCGGTAGGTGTCGTAGTTTTTGATGAACCGTTCGTCGAACTCCCTGAGGCCGCGGGTGTTCTGGATTTCAAGGGCGGGCATCATCTCCTTTACAAACCAGCTCACGACCGCCGAATCCGTGACGGCGCGGTAGACGACCTTGCCGTCGACCACGACCGGGACCAGGTCGCCGCCGGCCGTTCCGGGCGTGAACAGGCCGACTTCTTCGGTCGAGACCTTCCGGCGGCCGAGTTCGGCCGTCAGATCTTCGGAAAGCCTGCCGGCGGTGCGGATGACGCCGGCGAACTCGGCCTTCAGCGCGGCGTTTCCGGACAGGGTGTTGCTCGTTTGGAGCAGGTTCTTCAGCACCCAGACGGACCAGACCGGATTGGCATCGAGGCCGGGATACGGCCGCATCAGTTTCGCCTGCCTGTCGAAGAACGTCTCGTCGAGATCCCTGACGGCTTTTTCCATATCGGCCTTTATTGTTGCGCGCAGGCCGTCGTCGTTCAGCAGTCCCTCGGCGAAGCTCCGCAGCAGCATGGCGTCGATGGCCGCCATGGCGCTCAGCGCCTCGCTGTGGCCGAACCAGGATTTCATCGTGGTCACGACATTCGCGGTCATCCCGCGCAGGAGCTGGCCGGGGTTGGCGAACACGCTCACCGTGCGGTTGCGCGGCACGCTGATCTTCGATCCGTCGGAGACGATCAGTTCGGTAAACGTCACCGGGAACTCGCCGGAGTCGCGGACGGCGACCGAGCGGCGGTCGACGACGGTTCCGTCGGCCTTCGTCAGTTCGGCGAGCAGCTCGCCGCTTCCGCCGCCGACCACGGGGACCAGGAACTCCTTGCCGCCGGCCGGCACGTCGAGCGTGACCGGTTTTGCAAGACCGGCGCCGGAGATCTTCAGCTTGCCGGCCCCGCCTTCGCAGACGGCGAAGACGCGCAGGCTGACCTCGGCGTTCTTCAGGAGCATCGACGGGGCGCTCACCTCGACGTTTCCGCCGCGGCGGCCGACATCAACGTCGCCGATCGACTCGAGGTAATCGAAGCCGGACATCGCGACGAAACGCACCTTGCACCGGCCGCTCTGGGGCGGCATCGTGACGCTGACCTTCGCCCGCCCGGCGGCATCCGTCTTCACGAGCCGGCAGAAGACGACTTTCTTTTCGCCTTCGCGTACCGCTTCGGGGTTTTCCGCTTCCGCGCCCGGTTCATCCGAAGACTGGGCGCCCGCCCCGCTCAGAGCCATCGGGGCGGGAGCGCCGGCCATCTCCATGTCCGCCATTTCCTCCTTCGCGGAGAAAACGGCGTTCATGGACGGAGCCGGAGGAGCGGCCAAACTTTTCATCTTCATCATGCCGCGCCTGACGCGGATACCGGTCTGGTCTTCCCAGCGGGAGAGGCCGGCCGAGGCGTTCCGGAACGAGTCGCCGGTGGCCGAGATCAGCGGGTCTTTCGGACTGCGGTCCGCGACGCGGTTGTCGAACACTTCGAGAACGCCCCACACCGAGCGGGGCTTTCCGCTCGCTCGGTCGAACGTTTCAATATTGATATCTACATTTTTCTCGGGACCGGCCTGTTTCGGCGCATCGAGCTTCACGCGCAGGGAGCTCGGGGTGAAGATCATCGCCCACGCCTGGCGCAGGGTCTTTTCTTTCTTCTTCTCCTCGTTCTCCTTCATTTCCCAGCCGCCGACGGCGACGAACGAGTAGGGGCCCGAAACCGAGAACGTCACGTTTTCGCCGCGTTTGAGGGCGCCCGCCATCGAGAGCTGTTCGGCGGCGAAACTGCCGTCGGCCTTGGGAACGAGCCGCCAGGCTTTCACGCCTTCCAGGTCGGTCATCGCGGTGATCTTTGCGACACCGTCGTCGCCGGTCATGGCCGAGCCGAGCTCGAAGGCGGCGGTTTTATCGCCTTCCTCCTTGAGGAGATAGATGTCGCGGCCGGGAATCGCGACGGTGTTCTCATAGGGAGCCACCGTGGCTTTGAACTGGTTCGTGAACCCGGACGAGATCTGGCTGACCTGGCGCTCGACATGGCCCGAGCGGCCGAACAGGTTACGCACGTTGCCCTTGTCGGTCACGATTTCCAGCTCGAAGGGGCCGGAATGGCCGCCGACATCGAGAACCGCGGCCAGTTCGCCTTTTTTCATCTTGTATTCGATGGAAGGGCCGGCCTCGCAGCCGTTGCAGCCGGGAAGCATGCAGCGGGTCTTGAGGGTGACGTGACCGTCGAACGGCTTGTTGAAGACGCGCAGTTCGTTCTTCACGTTGAGGCCGTTTCCCCAGCGGGCGCCGACGCCGTCGGCATTCCCGAGGAACCAGCCGGCTTTCGCCTCCTCCAGCGCCTGGGCGTTCGTCAGCTGCTGGAATTCGTAAGCGAACGAGACGGCGCCGAGCGAGCCCTCGACGACCGCGAACGTCGCGTCGCCCTTGAAGCTTCCGTCGGCGGACTGGATTTCGACCCGGTATTCGCCGACCTCGAGCGGCCTCTTTGCGCCGCTCATGATCGTCTCGACCAGCAGGCCGCCGTCGTTGAGCGTCAGTTCGCCCAGATCGCGCGGGGCCGCATCTTTGCGACTGAGGGTCGCCTTGATCTTCTCCATCGGCCGGGCGGGCATCGCAACTTTCAGATGCACATCCTCGTTCGGCCAGAACGTCGGCTGGTCAACCGTCACCGAGACGAACTGGAGGCTGAACCGCTCCGCGACGCCGGGCGCGAGGCCGGAGATTTCCTTCTTGCCGGCATCGACCTGGAAGACGCCCTGCGTCTCGCCGCCGTTCATGATCTGTGACGCAACGACGGGCAACACGAGCCCGACAGCCGCCGCGATCGTCACCACGATCCATCCGAAGCGCATCATACGAACCTCCTCAGCTTTTCGTGCGATTTTCCTCTGTCCCGCACCCGCGTATGCCCTCACCTTGTACCACATCCGAACCGGAAAGGAAAACGAGACTCCCTGCCGCGCGGATTTGGTTGTCGGCCCTGGATTTTCAGGCAAATTGCATTTTCAGTTGATAAGGGCTACTATGGTATTCAGACACGGTTTTCGATCGTACGGAGAGAGTATATGAGAATGTTCGATCGCTACAGGAAACTGCGCGGGAACGGCGCGAAAGGCGGAACGCGGAACGCCTATCTTCCGCAAGCGGAAGAGTCGTTCGACGATTTCACGCAACTTCGGCTGGGCCACGTCGTGAAGATGTTTCACATCCTGCGGGCGCTTCGCTCGAGCTTCGTTCTGCCCTCCCTCTTTACCGCCGCATTCTGCATGTTCTTTATGTCGAGCTGCTTCATCACAGACGGACTCCGTCATGCGGCCGACACCATCGCGTATCGATGCGCGACCGTCATCGAGCTTTTCGACCGCATCTCGTCGGGGAAAACGCCGGACGCCTTTCGAGCCGCGGCCCCGCCCCAACCGTCGAACGGGGCGACGAATCCCTGATTCGTCAGATTCAAACGCCATTCTGTCAGCCGGCCCCAACGGGCCGGCTGTTGTCATGAAGGCCGTATCTTTCCGGCCGCGGCCGCCCCTGTTTACAGGAACAGCCGGATGACTTCCAGAATGAATCGATACTCCCCGAGCCAGCGCTCGAGAGGCGAACCTTCCGGCGAGGGCGGCGGGGGGAACTCGATGTCGAAATCGAGCGGATCGAAACCGGCCGCCGCGCACGCGTCGATGAACTGTTCCTCGGCGGTTTTGCCGTATTCGCCGTCGATATACCCGTGGCACACGCAGAAAATCGTTCCGCTGCCAAGGATGCTTTGGGGACCGCCCCGGTAGTCGCACGTCGGCTCGGGTTTCGAAAGACCGCCCTTCAGGTAGCTCATCTTGACCAGTTTTTCGACGTCGATGCCCAGGGTCACCGGATCGCGGTCCATCATCGTGGTATTGTCCATGTTATACATCTCGATCGCCCCGAGCAGCACCCGCTGGTTCGCGTAGCAGGCCTTGAGACGAGACTGTTCCCGGGCCTTGCGGAACGACGGCGGCGAGAACGCAGCGAGAAATGCCGGGTTCAGCACTTCCGCGAACTGTCGGGCGACATCGTCGGGAACAGCCAGAAACGCCGTGTATTCCGTCGCAAGGTTGTTGTCGAGGCCGAGCCGGGTGATCTCCCGCACGATCTCGGGCGTCTGCGGCCGTGCCGCAAGCGACTGGATTCGCTGGCGGGCCGCGAGGAGGTTCAGCCACCCCCGCGCCGGCCTGTCGTTCATCGACCCGGGATCGGACAGTTCGAGAAGCACGGCGCCGTTCCGGTCGACGATGCGGACGGGCGTCGTCGCAGACGCGGCGGGAATGACGAAAAACGCTTCGCCCCCCTCGCTGCCGGAAAGTCTGCCAAACAGCGGCACGCCTCGTTCCCCGTCAGGCATGGCAATACTCGCCGAGATACAAAGATCCTTCATTGCCGTATCGAGAGAAGACGCCGCAGCCTGCCATCCCTGTTCGTCGAACAGCCGCACGCATCCTCCCTTGTCGGCGAGCGCCGAACGGAGCCCTGCCGGCTCCTCCGGCGCGATGAGCGCCACCCAGAGAGGTTTGCGGCCGCCCTGGTTCCAGATCGCCTCGATCTGAGCCGCGCCCAAACGTTCTCCGTCCGTTACCAGGAGCATCCCATCCGCTTCGCCAGCCCCTTCGGGCAACGCGAGCGAATTCCATGACGTCGGCCCCGAGCACGCGTGATCTCCGATCGAACCCGGCTCTGCCGGCGTCAGAACGCCGTTCGACCACATATATACATTTATATCTATTGTATTTGCCAGGCGCTTCACCAGCCGGGAAGCGCGCGCGCGATTTTTTCCGCCCATCGAGCCGGATGCGTCGATGACGACCGTGGCGCGGCCGCGCGTGACGCCGGCCGGAGCGGCCAGAGGCGGAATGCGCGCCAGGAGGAATCGAGAACCGTCTGTCGATGCATATCCCGTCACGCACGGCGCCGCCGTCGTTTTCAACGACACGCGCAGCCTGACGGGTTCCACGGGCGGCTTCGCAAGATCGAGCCTGAAGGTTCTCGTTCCTTCTTTCTCCGCGGTAACGGACGCCGCCGGCTCGACGGAGACATCGCCGATTCCGCGCATATCGCTGATCGTTCCGGCAACGACGAGTCTCGGAACCGCCCTTTTTCCGCCCGCCGCCGGTTCAGCCCTTTCCCATGCGCCTCCGGGAGCCTCTTCTTCCAGTTCACGATCAGGTTCGACGGGAATCTCCAAGTCGATCCCCTTCCGGCCCGCCGGCGCGGCGGCATGGGCGCGGAACCGTATTTTCACGGGGGCGACCGGCTCGATCGGGAATACCTTGATCGTCAGATCGTTTCCGTGCTGCTCCAGGAGTCCCGGGTCCGTCTGACGCCGCACGATCTCCTCGTAGGCGAGGCGCGCCTTCTCGATCTCCATGACCTTGCCCGGCGCCCAGGTCTTTCCGTCGGTCATGATCTGGAAGCCGCTCACGAAGGCCTGGTCCGGCAGGGTGAAGCGATAGACGCCCTCGACGCGATCCCGGTTCGGATTGTGGAAGGTGTCCTCGACCTCGAACAGGAGAAGGCCGTCCTCGAGCACCAGGTTGACGACCCGTTTTTCGTGGGTCAGCGGCATGGCCCAGACCGAGCGTTCCGACAGCCGCAGCGACCCGTTCGCCTCGAGCCGGCCGGGGAACGCCCAGATGAAGACCGCGCACAGAAGCAGGGCGACGATTTGCGCAAAGCTGGAAGAGCCCGTTCCTGTCGTTTTCATTTCGCAGCCTCCGTTGCCTTGACGATGCGTGCCTCGAGAACGGCTTTCCCGTCGCATCGCTGAAGCGTCACGAACAGCCACCGGTCGGCCGGGACATGGCGTGAACGCGCCGCGGACGCCATCTGCCTCGCCCGCCAACCGCTGACATTGTGAACCGCGCACATGAGGCGCTTCTGTTCGGGGTGCCACATGATGCCGCCGGTCGGGCAGACGTCACGGAGTTCCCGGGGAATCTTGCCGGGACCGGAATACATCTCCTCCTCAGTATCACGGTTGTTCACGCCGTGGCTCCGCCGATACGCCTCGACGCCTTCCCGGCACCGTTTTCTCTCCTTGTCGAACGCGACCTCGTCGACGATCGATGCAACCGCATGGCCGAAGACATCCATGCGGACCGCGAGAACGAACTTCACCTCGCCCCGCAGCTCCGGCAGGGTGACGAGCTGCGACTCGCCGTTCCAGCCCCGGAGAAGTTCGCGCATGAAGCGTTTCTCGAAGCTCAGGAAGGTGATCCCGTCGTGCTCGGCGACGCGCAAACCGGCGTCGGCGCTTTCCCAGGGCCGACGCGGGCCATCCGAAACGATCGCCGTCACGTCGACTCCCTCTATTTCTTCGACGGTCTGACGGCCGTCCATGCCGGGCCCGAGCGCCGGAAGCGCCGGAAGCAGTTCCTTTGCCGCCGTGAAAACCCCGATCACCGGTTCCGGCATGAAACCGCCCCGTTGCGAAAATCCTTCGACCGGCGTCGCGCCGCCCATCAGGATGAGGCCGGGCCGAATATCAAGCGCGACGAGAGGGCCGGAGGCCATCGAGCCGCGAGGTTCTCCGAACAGGCGCTTCGGATCGACTCCAAGGAAGATTCCGCCGGGAAAGCCCGCGCTGAGTGGAAGTTTCACGCGTTCAGCCGGCACCCAGCTCAGCATCGAGCCGTAATCGGGATCCCAGGGGGTTCCCGGCAGCCCGAAGGCCGGTTCCGCTCGCGAGACGGGCATTTCCGCGCGCAGAACGCCTTCCGCGGCCGAGTATGACACGAAGAGGGGCGGCAGGGTCCTGATCTGCTCGAGCACGGCGCCCATCACCTTCCCGAGGGGTGTATCGGGAACGGGCGGCGGTGCCGCGGGAGGCACATGGTCGCACCGGATCTGGAAGATTGTCTTCGATCCCGATGCCGTCGCCTTTTCAAGCAGGTATCTGCCGCCAAAGGGGCAGATCGGCATGCCGGCGACCGACACGGGGTCGCCTTCCCCGACCTTCTTCGCCGAATCGCCGGCTTTCGTGAGAAGACGGCCGATCCTGCGACAGTTCCGGCCGCAGGCCGCGATATCCTTTTTCACGGCCAGGCCGGCTTCGTCCGCAAGCGCTTTCGCCAGAAGCCGCGATAGTATATCTGAATATATACAGCCTCCGATGTCGGCATTCTCGAGTTCTGAAGGAAACGCCGGAGCGGGGGGCGGGGCACCTTCCTCCTCTTCCGGGGAATTCCGTGATGGAGCATCCGAGTCAGCGAGAAGGCGGAAGAAATCGAAGGAATGGCGGTTATCATCGACGAAGCGGGCCGGTTGTCCATCTTTGCCGAAGACGACCCGCAGGGCGCCTTTTTCGTCCAGGGCCGCACCGATCTCGATCGTTCGCATTCGAGCCATCAGCGCAAGGACGTCCGAGGGCAGAAGGCTTCGCAGTCCACCCGGCACGGTGGTATCGACGCAGGCGATTTCGGGCATCGACAGGATGCTTTCAACCACCCAGGCCATGGATTTCGCGCGAAAGAGAGCGAGATACGACGATCCTTCCTCCGCTCGAACGGGAACGGAACAGATCAACAGGAACATCGGCACCAGGAGGGCCCGGACCAGATATCGATGGATCCGCGGAGCGTATCGCCTGCAAAGCATGGGGAATACCTCTCTTTCCTTTATCCAGACAGGTGCGAAAAACCGCACCCAGAATATACATTATATACTATTTTATTTTGTGCGGCCCCATGCCGGAATCCGGCAGGCCGGCTCTCTTTTTTGTACTACAAACGGCCCCGGATGAGAAATCCCCGCCCATGAAATATGCTATTCTTCAGGCGATGGGATACATGGCACATTCCACTCAGGCCCTGCGCTGGGTTTCCCTGGCCATCGGCCTGTTCCTGGTCGTGGTGATCGGCGGTTGCTGGATGTCGGGCTCAATCCACGACGCGGCGAAAAACGGCCGCAAGGATCTCGTTCAGCGCTGGCTCGCCCTGGGCAACAACGTCGACGAGCGTGACCTCAAGGGGGCGACGCCGCTGCATTTCGCCGCGGAGGGCGGCCACATCGACATTCTCGAAATGCTTCTCGCGAAAGGCGCGAACCCGAACGCCCGAAACGAGATCGGCAACACGCCCCTCCACGAAGCCGCCTGGAAGGGGCAGACCGCAGCGGCGAACCTGCTGATGCGGCGCGGCGCCGACCCTTCCGCCAAAGCCGTCGACGGGAAGACCCCCGCCCAGCTCGCCCTGAAAGCGGGTTTTCCGGAATGCGCCGCAGCGATTGCGGCCTCGCCGACTCCGGAGCACTGAGTTCCTATCCGTCCGATCGCCGGTCATGCGGACGATTGTCTCTTGCGAAAAATCACGTGAGTTCTGGTAGAATTGCCGATGCCGGTTCCCGCCCGGAAAACGGCGGACATATATCGATCGAACAAGGAAATGGCTGAACGCCACACAACGAAAGGAATGCCTGAAATGACATCCTCTCCTGCGAAGATTTATTACACCAAGACCGACGAAGCCCCGGCCCTCGCC
The Candidatus Ozemobacteraceae bacterium DNA segment above includes these coding regions:
- a CDS encoding VIT domain-containing protein; this translates as MKTTGTGSSSFAQIVALLLCAVFIWAFPGRLEANGSLRLSERSVWAMPLTHEKRVVNLVLEDGLLLFEVEDTFHNPNRDRVEGVYRFTLPDQAFVSGFQIMTDGKTWAPGKVMEIEKARLAYEEIVRRQTDPGLLEQHGNDLTIKVFPIEPVAPVKIRFRAHAAAPAGRKGIDLEIPVEPDRELEEEAPGGAWERAEPAAGGKRAVPRLVVAGTISDMRGIGDVSVEPAASVTAEKEGTRTFRLDLAKPPVEPVRLRVSLKTTAAPCVTGYASTDGSRFLLARIPPLAAPAGVTRGRATVVIDASGSMGGKNRARASRLVKRLANTIDINVYMWSNGVLTPAEPGSIGDHACSGPTSWNSLALPEGAGEADGMLLVTDGERLGAAQIEAIWNQGGRKPLWVALIAPEEPAGLRSALADKGGCVRLFDEQGWQAAASSLDTAMKDLCISASIAMPDGERGVPLFGRLSGSEGGEAFFVIPAASATTPVRIVDRNGAVLLELSDPGSMNDRPARGWLNLLAARQRIQSLAARPQTPEIVREITRLGLDNNLATEYTAFLAVPDDVARQFAEVLNPAFLAAFSPPSFRKAREQSRLKACYANQRVLLGAIEMYNMDNTTMMDRDPVTLGIDVEKLVKMSYLKGGLSKPEPTCDYRGGPQSILGSGTIFCVCHGYIDGEYGKTAEEQFIDACAAAGFDPLDFDIEFPPPPSPEGSPLERWLGEYRFILEVIRLFL
- a CDS encoding ankyrin repeat domain-containing protein, whose translation is MAHSTQALRWVSLAIGLFLVVVIGGCWMSGSIHDAAKNGRKDLVQRWLALGNNVDERDLKGATPLHFAAEGGHIDILEMLLAKGANPNARNEIGNTPLHEAAWKGQTAAANLLMRRGADPSAKAVDGKTPAQLALKAGFPECAAAIAASPTPEH